The following coding sequences are from one Pseudomonas oryzae window:
- a CDS encoding zinc-dependent alcohol dehydrogenase family protein yields MQGKAIYVQPGGGYDQVSVGSSSAAAPGPGEISVRLHASSLNYHDFAVVSGMWGPSEPRIPMADGAGEVIAVGEGVDEFAVGDHVVSTFFPDWLDGEPQVEGFATVPGDGVDGYAREVVTARTSAFTRAPRGWSHAEAATLTTAGLTAWRALMVDGGLKAGDSVLVQGTGGVSIFALQFAKLAGATVIATSSSASKLERLKAMGADHVINYRENPAWGETARELSGGRGVDHVIEVGGPATLVQSMAAARVGGHIAVIGILSGVAGELPLVPALLKQLRLQGVLVGSRAQQQAMIRAIDANGLRPVIDRRFALEEIVAAFRYQESNQHFGKICLEF; encoded by the coding sequence ATGCAAGGCAAGGCCATCTACGTCCAGCCGGGCGGCGGCTACGACCAGGTCAGCGTCGGCAGCAGCAGCGCGGCCGCCCCGGGTCCGGGCGAGATCAGCGTGCGCCTGCACGCCAGCTCGCTCAACTACCACGACTTCGCCGTGGTCAGCGGCATGTGGGGGCCGAGCGAGCCGCGCATCCCGATGGCCGACGGCGCCGGCGAGGTGATCGCGGTGGGCGAAGGGGTCGACGAGTTCGCCGTCGGCGATCATGTGGTCAGCACCTTCTTCCCCGACTGGCTGGACGGCGAGCCGCAGGTCGAGGGCTTCGCCACGGTGCCGGGCGACGGCGTCGACGGCTACGCCCGCGAAGTGGTGACCGCCCGCACCAGCGCCTTCACCCGCGCGCCGCGCGGCTGGAGCCATGCCGAGGCGGCCACCCTGACCACCGCCGGCCTCACCGCCTGGCGCGCGCTGATGGTCGACGGTGGGCTGAAGGCCGGCGACAGCGTGCTGGTGCAGGGCACCGGCGGCGTGTCGATCTTCGCCCTGCAGTTCGCCAAGCTGGCCGGCGCCACGGTGATCGCCACCTCGTCCAGCGCCTCCAAGCTCGAGCGCCTCAAGGCCATGGGCGCCGACCATGTGATCAACTACCGCGAGAATCCGGCCTGGGGCGAGACCGCCCGCGAGCTGAGCGGCGGGCGCGGCGTCGACCACGTCATCGAGGTCGGCGGCCCGGCGACCCTGGTGCAGTCGATGGCCGCCGCGCGGGTCGGCGGGCACATCGCGGTGATCGGCATCCTCAGCGGCGTGGCCGGCGAGCTGCCGCTGGTGCCGGCGCTGCTCAAGCAGCTGCGCCTGCAGGGCGTGCTGGTCGGCAGCCGCGCCCAGCAGCAGGCGATGATCCGCGCCATCGACGCCAACGGCCTGCGCCCGGTGATCGACCGCCGCTTCGCCCTCGAGGAGATCGTCGCGGCGTTCCGCTACCAGGAAAGCAACCAGCACTTCGGCAAGATCTGCCTGGAGTTCTGA
- a CDS encoding YdcH family protein: protein MFPEYRDLITRLKTEDAHFTRLFDEHNELDQRIKNLEARIELGTDAEIETLKKEKLNLKDQLYVILKDAAVA from the coding sequence ATGTTCCCCGAATATCGCGACCTGATCACCCGCCTGAAGACCGAAGATGCGCACTTCACCCGTCTGTTCGACGAACACAACGAGCTGGATCAGCGCATCAAGAACCTCGAGGCACGCATCGAGCTGGGCACCGATGCCGAGATCGAGACCCTGAAGAAGGAGAAGCTGAATCTCAAGGACCAGCTCTACGTGATCCTCAAGGACGCGGCCGTCGCCTGA
- a CDS encoding PA4780 family RIO1-like protein kinase — protein MKTPKRLLPLVEDGLIDEVLRPLMSGKEAAVYVVRCGDQLRCAKVYKEASKRSFRQAAEYQEGRKVRNSRDARAMAKGSKYGRREQEEAWQNAEVAALYRLDGAGVRVPKPYDFLDGVLLMELVAGADGDAAPRLNDVELSAEQAREYHAFMIRQVVLMLCAGLVHGDLSEFNVLLGPDGPVVIDLPQAVDAAGNNHAFKMLERDVANMNAYFGHFAPELLACRHAKEMWALYEAGKLTPTTVLTGEFAEPEEAADLDAVLREIQAALADEARRKAALEAADAPAQREEPTPPWLRG, from the coding sequence ATGAAAACCCCGAAACGCCTTCTGCCCCTGGTCGAGGACGGCCTGATAGACGAGGTCCTGCGTCCGCTGATGAGCGGCAAGGAGGCCGCCGTGTACGTGGTGCGCTGCGGCGACCAACTGCGTTGCGCCAAGGTCTACAAGGAGGCCAGCAAGCGCAGCTTCCGCCAGGCCGCCGAGTACCAGGAGGGCCGCAAGGTGCGCAACAGCCGCGACGCCCGCGCCATGGCCAAGGGCAGCAAGTACGGCCGCCGCGAGCAGGAGGAAGCCTGGCAGAACGCCGAGGTGGCCGCGCTCTACCGCCTGGACGGCGCCGGCGTGCGCGTGCCCAAGCCCTACGACTTCCTCGATGGCGTGCTGCTGATGGAGCTGGTCGCCGGCGCCGACGGCGATGCCGCGCCGCGCCTCAACGACGTCGAGCTGAGCGCCGAGCAGGCGCGCGAATACCATGCCTTCATGATCCGCCAGGTGGTGCTGATGCTCTGCGCCGGCCTGGTGCACGGCGACCTCTCCGAGTTCAACGTGCTGCTCGGCCCGGACGGCCCGGTGGTCATCGACCTGCCGCAGGCGGTGGACGCCGCCGGCAACAACCATGCGTTCAAGATGCTCGAGCGCGACGTCGCCAACATGAACGCCTACTTCGGCCACTTCGCCCCCGAGCTGCTCGCCTGCAGGCACGCCAAGGAGATGTGGGCACTGTACGAGGCCGGCAAGCTGACCCCGACCACCGTGCTGACCGGCGAGTTCGCCGAGCCGGAGGAAGCCGCCGATCTCGATGCGGTGCTGCGCGAGATCCAGGCCGCGCTGGCCGACGAGGCGCGGCGCAAGGCGGCGCTGGAGGCCGCGGACGCGCCGGCACAGCGCGAGGAGCCGACGCCGCCCTGGCTGCGCGGCTGA
- a CDS encoding endonuclease produces the protein MRKPARRKSARKKPASRLLGLALGLLAALAATLLIPPQAPDSFPEAKQLARQIHGEQGRTFYCGCAYQDNRVDLASCGYRPRKNRERAARIEWEHVVPAWVIGHQRQCWQRGGREHCSKSDPLFARAEADLHNLVPAIGEVNGDRSNFPFALLPTRPHQYGQCQMVVDFRARKAMPPEHTRGAIARTYLYMHERYRLLLSKQDRQLYEAWHRQYPADDEERRRNQAIACEMGWGNPYVGEVELWRCGFGRLGALAGSALAGTAPLARTALGAVLGR, from the coding sequence ATGCGCAAACCGGCCAGACGGAAATCGGCCAGAAAGAAACCCGCCAGCCGCCTGCTCGGACTGGCATTGGGCCTGCTGGCCGCGCTGGCGGCGACCCTGCTGATCCCGCCGCAGGCGCCGGACAGCTTCCCGGAAGCCAAGCAGCTCGCCCGGCAGATCCACGGCGAGCAAGGTCGGACCTTCTACTGCGGCTGCGCCTACCAGGACAACCGCGTCGACCTGGCCAGCTGCGGCTACCGCCCACGCAAGAATCGCGAGCGCGCGGCGCGCATCGAGTGGGAACACGTGGTGCCGGCCTGGGTGATCGGCCACCAGCGCCAGTGCTGGCAGCGGGGCGGGCGCGAGCACTGCAGCAAGAGCGATCCGCTGTTCGCCCGCGCCGAAGCCGACCTGCACAACCTGGTGCCGGCGATCGGCGAGGTCAACGGCGACCGCAGCAATTTCCCCTTCGCCCTGCTGCCGACCCGGCCGCACCAGTACGGCCAGTGCCAGATGGTGGTCGACTTCCGCGCGCGCAAGGCGATGCCGCCGGAACACACCCGTGGCGCCATCGCGCGCACCTACCTGTATATGCACGAGCGCTACCGGCTGCTTCTGTCGAAGCAGGATCGCCAGCTCTACGAGGCCTGGCACCGCCAGTATCCGGCCGACGACGAGGAACGCCGGCGTAACCAGGCGATCGCCTGCGAGATGGGCTGGGGCAACCCGTATGTTGGCGAGGTCGAGCTGTGGCGCTGCGGCTTCGGTCGTCTCGGCGCGCTGGCCGGCAGCGCGCTCGCCGGCACCGCACCGCTGGCCCGCACGGCGCTGGGCGCCGTGCTCGGCCGCTGA
- the trhP gene encoding prephenate-dependent tRNA uridine(34) hydroxylase TrhP codes for MTTAFRPELLSPAGTLKSMRYAFAYGADAVYAGQPRYSLRVRNNEFDHANLKLGIDEAHAQGKKFYVVVNIAPHNAKLKTFIKDLEPVVAMGPDALIMSDPGLIMLVRDHFPQQVIHLSVQANAVNWASVEFWRRIGVSRIILSRELSLEEIGEIREQVPSIELEVFVHGALCMAYSGRCLLSGYLNHRDPNQGTCTNACRWEYKVHEGKEDELGNVVHVHEPIPVMQLDPAAVEPTLGAGAPTDQVMLLEESNRPGEYMEAFEDEHGTYIMNSKDLRAVQHVERLTRMGVHSLKIEGRTKSHYYVARTAQVYRKAIDDAVAGRPFDMSLMDTLESLAHRGYTEGFLRRHVHDEYQNYQHGYSLSERQQFVGEFSGERKDGLAEVAVKNRFQVGDLLELMTPQGNLNFRLEHLLNKKGEAVEVAPGDGHTVYLPVPEGVELKYALLMRHLDGGSTRG; via the coding sequence ATGACCACCGCCTTCCGCCCCGAACTGCTCTCCCCCGCCGGCACGCTGAAAAGCATGCGCTACGCCTTCGCCTACGGCGCCGACGCGGTGTACGCCGGGCAGCCGCGCTACAGCCTGCGGGTGCGCAACAACGAGTTCGACCACGCCAACCTCAAGCTGGGCATCGACGAGGCGCACGCGCAGGGCAAGAAGTTCTACGTGGTGGTCAACATCGCCCCGCACAACGCCAAGCTGAAGACCTTCATCAAGGATCTCGAGCCGGTGGTGGCGATGGGCCCGGACGCGCTGATCATGTCCGACCCGGGGCTGATCATGCTGGTGCGCGACCACTTCCCGCAGCAGGTCATCCACCTGTCGGTGCAGGCCAACGCGGTGAACTGGGCTTCGGTGGAGTTCTGGCGGCGCATCGGCGTCAGCCGCATCATCCTCTCGCGCGAGCTGTCGCTGGAGGAGATCGGCGAGATCCGCGAGCAGGTGCCGAGCATCGAGCTGGAGGTGTTCGTCCACGGCGCGCTGTGCATGGCCTACTCCGGGCGCTGCCTGCTGTCCGGCTACCTCAACCACCGCGACCCCAACCAGGGCACCTGCACCAACGCCTGCCGCTGGGAGTACAAGGTGCACGAGGGCAAGGAGGACGAGCTGGGCAACGTCGTCCACGTCCACGAGCCGATCCCGGTGATGCAGCTCGACCCCGCCGCCGTCGAGCCGACCCTGGGCGCTGGCGCCCCGACCGACCAGGTGATGCTGCTCGAGGAGAGCAACCGTCCCGGCGAGTACATGGAGGCGTTCGAGGACGAGCACGGCACCTACATCATGAACTCCAAGGACCTGCGCGCCGTGCAGCACGTCGAGCGGCTGACCCGGATGGGCGTGCACTCGCTGAAGATCGAGGGGCGCACCAAGAGCCACTACTACGTGGCGCGCACCGCCCAGGTCTACCGCAAGGCGATCGACGACGCGGTGGCCGGCCGGCCGTTCGACATGAGCCTGATGGACACCCTCGAATCGCTGGCCCACCGCGGCTACACCGAGGGCTTCCTGCGCCGCCACGTGCATGACGAGTACCAGAACTACCAGCACGGCTACTCGCTATCCGAGCGCCAGCAGTTCGTCGGCGAATTCAGCGGCGAGCGCAAGGACGGCCTGGCCGAGGTGGCGGTGAAGAATCGCTTCCAGGTCGGCGACCTGCTCGAGCTGATGACCCCGCAGGGCAACCTCAACTTCCGCCTCGAGCACCTGCTCAACAAGAAGGGCGAAGCGGTCGAGGTGGCGCCGGGCGACGGCCACACCGTCTACCTGCCGGTGCCGGAAGGCGTCGAGCTCAAGTACGCGCTGCTGATGCGCCACCTCGACGGCGGCAGCACCCGCGGCTGA
- a CDS encoding putative bifunctional diguanylate cyclase/phosphodiesterase, producing MTFLFSPDVKPPVLEPDAVRREYGQQIEAALTRQLYRGSGLPTLLMLLSGLSCVSLLWSHAHHALLGTLLGWLTLLALLRLWQTAAFQRASAGEQAAPAWRHTFLLGVAASGMTLAVIGVLLMPLAEPRQQALVYGLLAAAIISASVSYAASPRTFLAFALPGLLPSSLYLLRHADPQLQGWGVFGLILLPTLLLSAWQINRNWQHHLVQRFQKQALLEFQEQARRASVQMNLELASEVRQRQRVEAQLRAAQRALEERVSERTRALTASELARRKEEAERLYLTNHDALTGLANRSLLLQRLEALAACPPRPGQELALLHLDLDRFKRLNDSLGLAAADGILREMARRIEGCLHQAELIARIAVDEFAILLEVREGDDGLEPLARHLLALLREGIVVGEQELVISASLGIALLSGAAGDPATLLNQASIAMRHAKQLGGNSVQFYRDSLQGGSRERLLLEAQLDKALVRGQLEVFYQPRLSLGVERLLSAEALVRWRHPDYGLVTPGGFIALAEETGQINAIGDFVLRRACAEARAWQRDGLAELRVSVNISMQQLRQSDFVARIAAVLEETGLPAPLLELELTETQLSDNVEDVAAQFRQLRALGVRLAIDDFGTGYSSLGYLKHLPVDVVKIDQTFIRELDGSEECGDAAITRAIIAMAHSLGLEVVAEGVEQPAQLDFLRRHGCDEIQGYLISRPLEAAAFAALLSAQGHAVGVPA from the coding sequence ATGACCTTTCTCTTCTCGCCCGACGTCAAGCCCCCGGTCCTCGAGCCGGACGCGGTGCGCCGGGAGTACGGCCAGCAGATCGAGGCGGCGCTGACCCGCCAGCTCTATCGCGGCTCGGGTCTGCCCACGCTGCTGATGCTGCTCAGCGGCCTGAGCTGCGTCAGCCTGCTGTGGAGCCACGCCCACCACGCCCTGCTGGGCACCCTGCTCGGCTGGCTGACCCTGCTGGCGCTGTTGCGCCTGTGGCAGACCGCGGCCTTCCAGCGCGCCAGCGCCGGCGAGCAGGCCGCGCCCGCCTGGCGCCACACCTTCCTGCTCGGCGTCGCCGCCTCGGGGATGACCCTGGCGGTGATCGGCGTGCTGCTCATGCCGCTGGCCGAGCCGCGCCAGCAGGCACTGGTCTACGGCCTGCTGGCTGCGGCGATCATCTCCGCCAGCGTGTCCTACGCCGCCAGCCCGCGCACCTTCCTCGCCTTCGCCCTGCCCGGCCTGCTGCCCTCCAGCCTGTACCTGCTGCGCCACGCCGATCCGCAGCTGCAGGGCTGGGGCGTGTTCGGCCTGATCCTGCTGCCCACCCTGCTGCTCAGCGCCTGGCAGATCAACCGCAACTGGCAGCACCACCTGGTGCAGCGCTTCCAGAAGCAGGCGCTGCTCGAGTTCCAGGAGCAGGCGCGCCGCGCCAGCGTGCAGATGAACCTCGAGCTGGCCAGCGAGGTGCGCCAGCGCCAGCGCGTCGAGGCGCAGCTGCGCGCGGCGCAGCGGGCGCTGGAGGAGCGGGTCAGCGAGCGCACCCGCGCGCTGACCGCCAGCGAACTGGCGCGGCGCAAGGAGGAGGCCGAGCGCCTGTACCTGACCAACCACGACGCGCTGACCGGGCTGGCCAACCGCAGCCTGCTGCTGCAGCGCCTGGAGGCGCTGGCCGCGTGCCCGCCGCGGCCGGGCCAGGAGCTGGCCCTGCTGCACCTCGATCTCGACCGCTTCAAGCGCCTCAACGACAGCCTCGGCCTGGCCGCCGCCGACGGCATCCTGCGCGAGATGGCGCGACGCATCGAGGGCTGCCTGCATCAGGCCGAGCTGATCGCGCGCATCGCCGTCGACGAGTTCGCCATCCTCCTCGAGGTGCGCGAGGGCGACGACGGCCTCGAGCCGCTGGCCCGCCACCTGCTCGCCCTGCTGCGCGAAGGCATCGTGGTCGGCGAGCAGGAGCTGGTGATCAGCGCCTCGCTGGGCATCGCCCTGCTGTCCGGCGCCGCCGGCGATCCGGCCACACTGCTCAACCAGGCGAGCATCGCCATGCGCCACGCCAAGCAGCTCGGCGGCAACAGCGTGCAGTTCTACCGCGACAGTCTGCAGGGCGGCAGCCGCGAACGCCTGCTACTCGAGGCGCAGCTGGACAAGGCGCTGGTGCGCGGCCAGCTCGAGGTGTTCTACCAGCCACGCCTGAGCCTGGGCGTCGAGCGCCTGCTCAGCGCCGAGGCGCTGGTGCGCTGGCGCCATCCGGACTACGGCCTGGTCACCCCGGGCGGCTTCATCGCCCTGGCCGAGGAAACCGGGCAGATCAATGCCATCGGCGACTTCGTGCTGCGCCGCGCCTGCGCCGAGGCGCGCGCCTGGCAGCGCGACGGCCTGGCCGAGCTGCGCGTGTCGGTGAACATCTCCATGCAGCAGCTGCGCCAGAGCGACTTCGTCGCGCGCATCGCCGCGGTGCTGGAGGAAACCGGCCTGCCGGCGCCGCTGCTGGAGCTGGAGCTGACCGAGACCCAGCTGTCGGACAACGTCGAGGACGTCGCCGCGCAGTTCCGCCAGCTGCGCGCGCTGGGCGTGCGCCTGGCGATCGACGACTTCGGCACCGGCTACTCCTCGCTCGGCTACCTCAAGCACCTGCCGGTGGACGTGGTGAAGATCGACCAGACCTTCATCCGCGAGCTGGACGGCAGCGAGGAGTGCGGCGACGCGGCGATCACCCGCGCGATCATCGCCATGGCGCACAGCCTGGGTCTGGAAGTGGTCGCCGAGGGCGTCGAGCAGCCGGCGCAGCTGGACTTCCTGCGCCGCCACGGCTGCGACGAGATCCAGGGTTACCTGATCAGCCGGCCGCTGGAGGCCGCCGCATTCGCCGCGCTGCTGAGCGCGCAGGGCCACGCGGTCGGCGTGCCCGCCTGA
- the uvrD gene encoding DNA helicase II, whose amino-acid sequence MREDLSFLLSSLNDAQRQAVAAPLGRQLVLAGAGSGKTRVLVHRIAWLIEVENAGAHSILAVTFTNKTAAEMRARIEQLLGVNPAGMWVGTFHGLAHRLLRAHWQEAGLAENFQILDSDDQQRLVKRVIRELGLDEQRWPARQAQWFINGQKDEGIRPAHIQPAGDLYLATMLNIYSAYEAACARAGVVDFAELLLRSLELWRDNPGLLEHYRQRFRHILVDEFQDTNAVQYAWLRHLAAPSGSAGSSLMVVGDDDQSIYGWRGARIENIQQFSRDFSDAETIRLEQNYRSTASILKAANALIAHNQGRLGKQLWTEGDEGDPLSLYAAFNEHDEARFIVERIQEAVRKDGLERREIAILYRSNAQSRVLEEALLREKIPYRIYGGQRFFERAEIKNAMAYLRLIRQRDDDAALERVLNLPPRGIGEKTVETLREVARSQQLSLWRALHQAVGQKLLPGRAAGALNAFVELIDGLALRVEAMPLHLLTQTVIEQTGLIPFHLAEKGEKGQTRVDNLEELVSAARSFESAEDELSPLAAFIDHAALEAGDAQADEGEDSVQLMTLHSAKGLEFPLVFLAGMEEGLFPHKMSLEEPGRLEEERRLAYVGLTRAMQRLVLTYAETRRLYGSETYNKVSRFVREIPPGLIHEVRLAGSVSRPMAAPRSVASPFAGAGVPDTVFALGQRVRHALFGEGVILNYEGSGAQARVQVNFDGEGSKWLMLSYAKLEAL is encoded by the coding sequence ATGCGCGAAGACCTATCCTTTCTGCTCAGTTCCCTCAACGATGCCCAGCGCCAGGCGGTGGCCGCGCCGCTCGGCCGCCAGCTGGTGCTGGCCGGCGCCGGCTCGGGCAAGACCCGCGTGCTGGTGCATCGCATCGCCTGGCTGATCGAGGTCGAGAATGCCGGTGCGCACTCGATCCTCGCCGTCACCTTCACCAACAAGACTGCCGCCGAGATGCGCGCGCGCATCGAGCAGCTGCTCGGGGTCAATCCGGCCGGCATGTGGGTGGGCACCTTCCACGGCCTGGCCCACCGCCTGCTGCGCGCCCACTGGCAGGAGGCGGGGCTGGCGGAGAACTTCCAGATCCTCGACTCCGACGACCAGCAGCGCCTGGTCAAGCGGGTGATCCGCGAGCTGGGCCTTGACGAGCAGCGCTGGCCGGCACGCCAGGCGCAGTGGTTCATCAACGGCCAGAAGGACGAAGGCATCCGCCCGGCGCACATCCAGCCAGCCGGCGACCTGTACCTGGCCACCATGCTCAACATCTACAGCGCCTACGAGGCGGCCTGCGCGCGCGCCGGGGTGGTCGACTTCGCCGAGCTGCTGCTGCGCTCGCTGGAGCTGTGGCGCGACAACCCGGGCCTGCTCGAACACTACCGCCAGCGCTTCCGGCACATCCTGGTCGACGAGTTCCAGGACACCAACGCCGTGCAGTACGCCTGGCTGCGCCACCTGGCGGCGCCTTCCGGCAGCGCCGGTAGCAGCCTGATGGTGGTCGGCGACGACGACCAGTCGATCTACGGCTGGCGCGGCGCGCGCATCGAGAACATCCAGCAGTTCAGCCGCGACTTCAGCGATGCCGAGACCATCCGCCTGGAGCAGAACTACCGCTCCACGGCGAGCATCCTCAAGGCCGCCAACGCGCTGATCGCCCACAACCAGGGGCGTCTCGGCAAGCAGCTGTGGACCGAGGGCGACGAGGGCGACCCGCTCAGCCTGTACGCCGCGTTCAACGAGCATGACGAGGCGCGCTTCATCGTCGAGCGCATCCAGGAGGCGGTGCGCAAGGACGGCCTCGAGCGCCGCGAGATCGCCATCCTCTACCGCTCCAACGCGCAGTCGCGGGTGCTCGAGGAAGCCCTGCTGCGCGAGAAGATCCCCTACCGGATCTACGGCGGCCAGCGCTTCTTCGAGCGCGCCGAGATCAAGAACGCCATGGCCTACCTGCGCCTGATCCGCCAGCGCGACGACGACGCGGCGCTGGAGCGGGTGCTCAACCTGCCGCCGCGCGGCATCGGCGAGAAGACCGTGGAGACCCTGCGCGAGGTGGCGCGCAGCCAGCAGCTGTCGCTGTGGCGCGCGCTGCACCAGGCGGTCGGCCAGAAGCTGCTGCCCGGCCGCGCCGCCGGCGCGCTGAACGCCTTCGTCGAGCTGATCGACGGCCTCGCCCTGCGCGTCGAGGCCATGCCGCTGCACCTGTTGACCCAGACGGTGATCGAGCAGACCGGACTGATCCCCTTCCATCTGGCCGAGAAGGGCGAGAAGGGCCAGACCCGCGTCGACAACCTCGAGGAGCTGGTCAGCGCCGCGCGCTCGTTCGAGAGCGCGGAAGACGAGCTGTCGCCGCTGGCCGCGTTCATCGACCACGCCGCCCTGGAGGCCGGCGACGCCCAGGCCGACGAGGGCGAGGACAGCGTGCAGCTGATGACCCTGCACAGCGCCAAGGGCCTGGAGTTCCCGCTGGTGTTCCTCGCCGGCATGGAGGAAGGCCTGTTCCCGCACAAGATGAGCCTGGAAGAGCCCGGCCGCCTCGAGGAGGAGCGCCGCCTCGCCTACGTCGGCCTGACCCGCGCCATGCAGCGCCTGGTGCTGACCTACGCCGAGACCCGCCGCCTGTACGGCAGCGAGACCTACAACAAGGTGTCGCGCTTCGTCCGCGAGATCCCGCCGGGGCTGATCCACGAGGTGCGCCTGGCCGGCAGCGTCAGCCGGCCCATGGCCGCGCCGCGCAGCGTGGCCAGCCCGTTCGCCGGGGCCGGCGTGCCGGACACCGTGTTCGCCCTCGGCCAGCGCGTGCGCCACGCGCTGTTCGGCGAGGGGGTGATCCTCAACTACGAGGGCAGCGGCGCGCAGGCGCGCGTGCAGGTCAATTTCGATGGCGAAGGCAGCAAGTGGCTGATGCTCTCCTACGCCAAGCTGGAAGCGCTCTAG
- a CDS encoding TRAP transporter substrate-binding protein yields the protein MNRRQLFGAAAALLAALGLAGCKDEPAAQQNAAQPAAAPAQSFTWKMVTSWPKNYPGLGTGAEGFAQRVNAMSGGRLTIKVYAAGELVPALEAFDAVSQGTAELAHTTPYYWKGKTPAAQFFTAVPFGLSTQEMHAWLSHGGGQALWEEAYAPFGVKPLAAGNSGMQMGGWFNKEINSLEDLKGLKIRTPGLGAEVYNRLGATTVNLPGGEVFTAMQTGAIDATDWVSPYNDLAFGIHKAAKYYYFPGWQEPQAVIELLLNKKAWDSLPADLKAIVEEAARGSVQVMLEEYAFNNAKALAELKNQGTELKRFPDEVLAAMRHESEQVLDQLASQNELNGRIWASMKAFREQAVEMSKVSEKQLHNWR from the coding sequence ATGAATCGTCGCCAACTGTTCGGCGCTGCCGCAGCGCTGCTGGCCGCCCTCGGCCTGGCCGGCTGCAAGGATGAACCCGCCGCGCAACAGAACGCCGCGCAACCGGCGGCCGCGCCGGCGCAGAGCTTCACCTGGAAGATGGTCACCTCCTGGCCGAAGAACTACCCGGGCCTGGGCACCGGCGCCGAGGGCTTCGCCCAGCGCGTCAACGCCATGAGCGGCGGCCGCCTGACCATCAAGGTCTACGCCGCCGGCGAACTGGTCCCGGCCCTGGAAGCCTTCGACGCGGTGTCCCAGGGCACCGCCGAGCTGGCGCACACCACCCCCTACTACTGGAAGGGCAAGACCCCGGCCGCGCAGTTCTTCACCGCCGTGCCGTTCGGCCTGTCGACCCAGGAGATGCACGCCTGGCTGAGCCACGGCGGCGGTCAGGCGCTGTGGGAGGAGGCCTATGCGCCGTTCGGCGTCAAGCCGCTGGCCGCCGGCAACTCCGGCATGCAGATGGGCGGCTGGTTCAACAAGGAGATCAACAGCCTGGAGGATCTCAAGGGCCTGAAGATCCGTACCCCGGGCCTCGGCGCCGAGGTCTACAACCGTCTCGGCGCGACCACCGTCAACCTGCCCGGCGGCGAGGTGTTCACCGCCATGCAGACCGGCGCCATCGACGCCACCGACTGGGTCAGCCCGTACAACGACCTGGCCTTCGGCATCCACAAGGCCGCCAAGTACTACTACTTCCCGGGCTGGCAGGAGCCGCAGGCGGTCATCGAGCTGCTGCTCAACAAGAAGGCCTGGGACAGCCTGCCGGCCGACCTCAAGGCGATCGTCGAGGAAGCCGCGCGCGGTTCGGTGCAGGTCATGCTCGAGGAGTACGCCTTCAACAACGCCAAGGCGCTGGCCGAGCTGAAGAACCAGGGCACCGAGCTCAAGCGCTTCCCCGACGAGGTGCTGGCCGCCATGCGCCACGAGTCCGAGCAGGTGCTCGACCAGCTGGCCAGCCAGAACGAGCTGAACGGTCGCATCTGGGCGTCGATGAAGGCCTTCCGCGAGCAGGCCGTGGAGATGAGCAAGGTCTCCGAGAAGCAACTGCACAACTGGCGCTGA
- a CDS encoding Tim44 domain-containing protein — protein MQRILSLAMALCLSLTLSVDAFAAKRFGGGKSFGSAPTHQTQQRQTQQAAPAPTAPSAGAMAGAAAKPSGASRWLGPLAGIAAGGLLASMFMGDGFEGFQFLDFLILGLIAFLAFRFFARRKMQAQTPAYAGMGNAQAYQAPQQPAYSPAANTVFGGAAQPARTFQAPAWFDEQRFLAAAREHFLSLQQHWDGNEMDKIAEFVTPQLLEFLKQERASLGDGFQSTYIDQLQVRLDGIEQQGGKTLATLTFDAVAKSSRFDQGEAFSESWAMERLDGDNQPWLLAGIRQNG, from the coding sequence ATGCAACGAATCCTCAGCCTGGCGATGGCCCTGTGCCTCAGCCTGACGCTCAGCGTCGACGCCTTCGCTGCCAAGCGCTTCGGCGGCGGCAAGTCCTTCGGCTCCGCGCCGACGCATCAGACCCAGCAGCGCCAGACCCAGCAGGCCGCCCCGGCGCCGACCGCGCCGAGCGCCGGCGCCATGGCCGGTGCCGCCGCCAAGCCGAGCGGTGCCTCGCGCTGGCTCGGCCCGCTGGCCGGCATCGCCGCCGGTGGCCTGCTCGCCTCGATGTTCATGGGCGACGGCTTCGAGGGCTTCCAGTTCCTCGACTTCCTGATCCTCGGCCTGATCGCCTTCCTGGCCTTCCGCTTCTTCGCCCGTCGCAAGATGCAGGCCCAGACTCCGGCCTACGCCGGCATGGGCAACGCCCAGGCCTACCAGGCGCCGCAGCAGCCGGCCTACAGCCCGGCCGCCAATACCGTGTTCGGCGGCGCCGCGCAGCCGGCGCGCACCTTCCAGGCGCCGGCCTGGTTCGACGAGCAGCGCTTCCTGGCCGCCGCCCGCGAGCACTTCCTCAGCCTGCAGCAGCACTGGGACGGCAACGAGATGGACAAGATCGCCGAGTTCGTCACCCCGCAGCTGCTCGAATTCCTCAAGCAGGAGCGCGCCAGCCTGGGCGACGGCTTCCAGTCCACCTACATCGACCAGCTGCAGGTGCGCCTGGACGGCATCGAGCAGCAGGGCGGCAAGACCCTCGCCACCCTGACCTTCGACGCCGTGGCCAAGAGCTCGCGCTTCGACCAGGGCGAAGCCTTCAGCGAAAGCTGGGCCATGGAGCGCCTGGACGGCGACAACCAGCCCTGGCTGCTCGCCGGTATCCGCCAGAACGGCTGA